A section of the Streptomyces sp. Je 1-369 genome encodes:
- a CDS encoding 3-hydroxyacyl-CoA dehydrogenase NAD-binding domain-containing protein → MTASTTIRWEQDDTGVVTLVLDDPNQSANTMNQAFKESIAAIADRAEAAVQADQDAIRGFIYTSAKKTFFAGGDLKDMIKVGPENAQEAFDAGTAIKNSLRRIETLGKPVVAAINGAALGGGYEIALASHHRVALDAPGSKIGLPEVTLGLLPAGGGVTRTVRLMGIADALLKVLLQGTQYNPKRALENGLVHEVAATREEMLEKARAFIDANPESQQPWDKPGYRIPGGTPANPKFAANLPAFPANLKKQTAGANYPAPRNILAAAVEGSQVDFETALTIEARYFTELVTGQVAKNMIQAFFFDLQAVNSGANRPKGIEPRQVRKVAVLGAGMMGAGIAYSCARAGIEVVLKDVSAEAAQKGKAYSEKLCAKAVAKGRTSQDKADALLARITPTADPQALAGCDAVIEAVFEDTSLKHKVFQEIQDVIEPDALLCSNTSTLPITTLAEGVSRPVDFIGLHFFSPVDKMPLVEIIKGERTGDEALARAFDLVRQINKTPIVVNDSRGFFTSRVIGHFINEGVAMVGEGIEPASVEQAAAQAGYPAKVLSLMDELTLTLPRKIRNETRRAVEEAGGTWAGHPSDSVIDRMVDEFGRPGRSGGAGFYEYVDGKRDRLWPGLREHFTKPGHEIPFKDMQERMLFSEALDTVRLLEEGVLTSVADANIGSILGIGFPGWTGGVLQYINGYEGGLPGFVARARELAETYGERFAPPALLVEKAENGGKFSDS, encoded by the coding sequence ATGACCGCAAGCACCACCATCCGCTGGGAACAGGACGACACCGGTGTCGTCACCCTCGTCCTCGACGACCCCAACCAGTCCGCGAACACCATGAACCAGGCGTTCAAGGAGTCCATCGCGGCGATCGCCGACCGCGCCGAGGCCGCCGTCCAGGCCGACCAGGACGCCATCCGCGGGTTCATCTACACCTCCGCCAAGAAGACGTTCTTCGCGGGCGGCGACCTCAAGGACATGATCAAGGTCGGCCCGGAGAACGCCCAGGAGGCGTTCGACGCGGGCACCGCCATCAAGAACTCGCTGCGCCGCATCGAGACCCTCGGCAAGCCCGTCGTCGCCGCGATCAACGGCGCCGCCCTCGGCGGCGGTTACGAGATCGCCCTCGCCTCGCACCACCGCGTCGCCCTCGACGCGCCCGGCTCCAAGATCGGCCTGCCCGAAGTCACCCTCGGCCTGCTCCCCGCGGGCGGCGGCGTCACCCGTACCGTGCGCCTCATGGGCATCGCCGACGCCCTCCTGAAGGTGCTGCTCCAGGGCACCCAATACAACCCGAAGCGCGCCCTGGAGAACGGCCTCGTCCACGAAGTGGCCGCCACGCGCGAGGAGATGCTGGAGAAGGCGCGCGCCTTCATCGACGCCAACCCGGAGTCGCAGCAGCCCTGGGACAAGCCCGGCTACCGCATCCCGGGCGGCACCCCGGCCAACCCGAAGTTCGCGGCGAACCTGCCCGCCTTCCCCGCCAACCTGAAGAAGCAGACGGCGGGTGCCAACTACCCGGCGCCGCGCAACATCCTCGCCGCGGCCGTCGAGGGCTCGCAGGTCGACTTCGAGACCGCGCTGACCATCGAGGCCCGGTACTTCACCGAGCTGGTCACCGGCCAGGTCGCGAAGAACATGATCCAGGCGTTCTTCTTCGACCTCCAGGCCGTCAACTCCGGCGCCAACCGCCCCAAAGGCATCGAGCCGCGCCAGGTCCGCAAGGTCGCCGTGCTCGGCGCGGGCATGATGGGCGCGGGCATCGCGTACTCGTGCGCCCGCGCGGGCATCGAGGTCGTCCTCAAGGACGTCTCCGCGGAGGCGGCGCAGAAGGGCAAGGCGTACTCCGAGAAGCTCTGCGCCAAGGCCGTGGCCAAGGGGCGTACGAGCCAGGACAAGGCGGACGCGCTGCTGGCCCGCATCACGCCGACCGCGGACCCGCAGGCCCTCGCGGGCTGCGACGCGGTGATCGAGGCGGTCTTCGAGGACACCTCGCTCAAGCACAAGGTGTTCCAGGAGATCCAGGACGTCATCGAGCCGGACGCGCTGCTCTGCTCCAACACCTCCACCCTGCCGATCACCACGCTGGCGGAGGGCGTCTCGCGTCCTGTCGACTTCATCGGCCTGCACTTCTTCTCGCCCGTCGACAAGATGCCGCTCGTCGAGATCATCAAGGGCGAGCGGACCGGTGACGAGGCGCTGGCCCGCGCCTTCGACCTGGTGCGCCAGATCAACAAGACGCCGATCGTCGTGAACGACTCGCGCGGCTTCTTCACCTCGCGCGTCATCGGGCACTTCATCAACGAAGGCGTCGCGATGGTCGGCGAGGGCATCGAGCCCGCCTCCGTCGAGCAGGCCGCGGCCCAGGCCGGCTACCCGGCGAAGGTCCTCTCCCTCATGGACGAGCTGACCCTCACGCTGCCCCGCAAGATCCGCAACGAGACCAGGCGGGCCGTCGAGGAGGCGGGCGGCACCTGGGCGGGGCACCCCTCCGACAGCGTCATCGACCGCATGGTGGACGAGTTCGGGCGCCCCGGCAGGAGCGGGGGAGCGGGCTTCTACGAGTACGTGGACGGCAAGCGCGACCGCCTCTGGCCGGGCCTGCGCGAGCACTTCACCAAGCCGGGGCACGAGATCCCGTTCAAGGACATGCAGGAGCGGATGCTGTTCTCCGAAGCGCTCGACACCGTACGCCTGTTGGAGGAGGGCGTCCTGACCTCCGTCGCCGACGCCAACATCGGCTCCATCCTCGGCATCGGCTTCCCGGGCTGGACGGGCGGCGTCCTGCAGTACATCAACGGCTACGAAGGCGGACTGCCCGGCTTCGTGGCACGCGCGCGTGAACTCGCCGAGACCTACGGGGAGCGGTTCGCGCCGCCCGCGCTGCTCGTCGAGAAGGCGGAGAACGGCGGGAAGTTCAGCGACAGCTGA
- a CDS encoding MerR family transcriptional regulator — protein sequence MTTDTESVATEADEPTLTVDELAARAGVTVRTIRFYSTKGLLPPPVIGPRRVGHYGQEHLSRLALIEELQHQGMTLAAIERYLEQLPADLSAHDLAIHRALVASWAPDSAEDVPRAELERRAGRTLDDADLERLAAMGVVAGTPAPGTYRVDLGLLRLGVQLLDVPIAHETILAARTVLLDHTRSAAGELSRLFRDEVWGPYRERESDTEDAEQVAAMRSLSAHMQPMVVQALVTAFQRSLKEELREWLKED from the coding sequence ATGACGACCGATACCGAGAGCGTCGCGACCGAGGCCGATGAGCCGACGCTCACGGTCGACGAACTCGCCGCGCGCGCGGGGGTCACGGTCCGCACGATCCGCTTCTACAGCACCAAGGGCCTGCTGCCGCCGCCGGTGATCGGCCCGCGCCGCGTCGGCCACTACGGCCAGGAGCACCTGTCCCGGCTCGCGCTCATCGAGGAGTTGCAGCACCAGGGCATGACGCTCGCCGCGATCGAGCGGTACCTGGAACAGCTGCCGGCCGACCTGAGCGCGCACGATCTGGCCATCCACCGCGCCCTGGTGGCCTCCTGGGCGCCCGACTCGGCGGAGGACGTCCCGCGCGCCGAGCTGGAGCGCAGGGCGGGCCGCACGCTCGACGACGCGGACCTGGAACGGCTCGCGGCGATGGGCGTGGTCGCCGGGACCCCGGCCCCCGGGACGTACCGCGTGGACCTGGGCCTGTTGCGCCTCGGCGTGCAGCTCCTGGACGTGCCCATCGCCCACGAGACGATCCTCGCGGCGCGCACGGTCCTGCTCGACCACACGCGCTCGGCGGCCGGTGAGCTGTCCCGGCTCTTCCGCGACGAGGTGTGGGGGCCCTACCGCGAGCGGGAGTCGGACACCGAGGACGCCGAGCAGGTGGCGGCGATGCGGTCGCTGTCGGCACACATGCAGCCGATGGTGGTGCAGGCGCTGGTGACGGCGTTCCAGCGCTCCCTGAAGGAGGAGCTGAGGGAGTGGCTCAAGGAGGACTGA
- a CDS encoding AMP-dependent synthetase/ligase, whose product MTTILRLPGDPADITLPALLLRNAEDHGDLPALSWRVGDEWSTLTWREARRKVAVLAAGYAALGVERGEHVLMMMGNRPEHWLSDLALVHLGAVPVTVYGTSAPEQVAHIVRHSGARFAIVEGARERPRWEPLLADDTAPLERLVVVEAAEAGEHRTYGSLHATGSRLFNPDAFEKGRRENRPTDALTVVYTSGTTGDPKGVRLTHRNVLVGGIALDGVVEFPDHVGHICYLPFAHIAERLLGIYLPVLRAAHVYLCADPAHVAATARELHPFQFFGVPRVWEKLAASVRAALAGLPDERRRAIEAANETARAHVACRERGEEPSEALRSAYEQARRDILDPLLALAGFDRLVWTASASAPMPPDVSRFWAGFGLVIMDAWGLTETSGVVTTNSPDGFRLGSVGRPLEGLDVRIAEDGEILVRGATVFDGYLRPDGGLDDARDADGWFATGDIGRLDEDGYLWLTDRKKEMIVTSTGKNVSPALVENTLKEHPLIGQALVHGDGRSYLVALLVLDREMTPAWAAARGIDVEGDPAMHEDVRAEVARAVEAANAHLNRTEQIKRYRLLTEEWGPDTGELTPSLKLRRRVIRDKYMQVIDGMYTP is encoded by the coding sequence ATGACCACGATCCTGCGACTCCCCGGAGACCCTGCCGACATCACGCTCCCCGCCCTGCTGCTCCGCAATGCCGAGGACCACGGAGACCTTCCCGCGCTCTCCTGGCGCGTGGGGGACGAGTGGTCGACGCTCACCTGGCGCGAGGCGCGGCGCAAGGTCGCCGTCCTGGCCGCCGGTTACGCCGCGCTCGGCGTCGAGCGCGGCGAACACGTCCTGATGATGATGGGCAACCGCCCCGAGCACTGGCTGAGCGACCTCGCCCTGGTGCACCTCGGCGCCGTCCCCGTCACCGTGTACGGCACCTCGGCCCCCGAACAGGTCGCGCACATCGTCCGGCACAGCGGGGCCCGCTTCGCGATCGTCGAGGGCGCCCGCGAACGCCCTCGCTGGGAGCCCCTCCTGGCGGACGACACCGCGCCCCTGGAGCGTCTCGTCGTCGTGGAGGCCGCCGAAGCGGGCGAGCATCGCACGTACGGCTCCCTGCACGCGACCGGCAGCCGCCTCTTCAACCCCGACGCCTTCGAGAAGGGGCGGCGCGAGAACCGCCCCACCGACGCCCTCACCGTCGTCTACACCTCCGGCACCACCGGCGACCCCAAGGGCGTCCGCCTCACCCACCGCAACGTCCTCGTGGGCGGCATCGCCCTGGACGGCGTCGTCGAGTTCCCCGACCACGTGGGCCACATCTGCTACCTGCCCTTCGCACACATCGCGGAGCGCCTGCTCGGCATCTACCTGCCGGTGCTGCGCGCCGCCCACGTCTACCTGTGCGCCGACCCCGCCCACGTGGCCGCCACCGCGCGCGAACTGCACCCCTTCCAGTTCTTCGGCGTCCCGCGCGTGTGGGAGAAGCTCGCCGCCTCCGTACGGGCGGCGCTCGCCGGGCTGCCCGATGAGCGGCGCCGCGCCATCGAGGCCGCCAACGAGACGGCACGCGCGCACGTGGCCTGCCGGGAGCGGGGCGAGGAGCCCTCCGAAGCGCTGCGGTCCGCGTACGAGCAGGCCAGGCGGGACATCCTCGACCCGCTGCTCGCACTGGCCGGCTTCGACCGGCTCGTGTGGACGGCGAGCGCCTCCGCGCCGATGCCGCCGGACGTCTCCCGCTTCTGGGCCGGGTTCGGCCTCGTGATCATGGACGCGTGGGGGCTCACCGAGACCTCCGGAGTGGTCACCACGAACAGCCCCGACGGCTTCCGGCTCGGCTCGGTGGGCCGCCCCCTGGAGGGCCTCGACGTACGCATCGCGGAGGACGGCGAGATCCTCGTGCGCGGTGCCACGGTCTTCGACGGCTATCTGCGGCCCGACGGGGGGCTCGACGACGCCCGCGACGCGGACGGCTGGTTCGCCACCGGCGACATCGGGCGGCTCGACGAGGACGGCTACCTCTGGCTCACCGACCGCAAGAAGGAAATGATCGTGACGTCGACGGGCAAGAACGTCTCGCCCGCCCTCGTCGAGAACACGCTCAAGGAGCACCCCCTCATAGGACAGGCCCTGGTCCACGGGGACGGCCGCTCCTACCTCGTGGCGCTGCTCGTCCTGGACCGGGAGATGACGCCCGCCTGGGCCGCCGCGCGCGGGATCGATGTAGAGGGCGATCCGGCCATGCACGAGGACGTGCGGGCGGAGGTGGCGCGCGCGGTCGAGGCCGCCAACGCGCACCTGAACCGCACCGAGCAGATCAAGCGCTACCGGCTTCTCACCGAGGAATGGGGACCCGACACGGGCGAGCTGACGCCCTCCCTGAAG